The Neodiprion fabricii isolate iyNeoFabr1 chromosome 4, iyNeoFabr1.1, whole genome shotgun sequence genome window below encodes:
- the LOC124180623 gene encoding protein diaphanous isoform X5 gives MTSRKDKTASGFLDTLFGRPKKTGRGGGVGGGMSHNTIPRPNSGDDFSEIEQQASIIERMDEETMNDKFEDMLNDMNLTEEKKAPLRQQPDMNKRKMLVMHCKGSIQENRSKFDKPADYIQYLAQPELSVNKIYNCIESLRIALTNNPLSWVQEFGTKGLRQVLATLNECYRNAFICYDSDNRYERIQYECIRCLKAIMNNTVGIKEMLAHHEALTIVARSLEPTKPAVMYEAVKLLGAVCLISSDSHKKVLDAITMNGEFKGKERFLPIVQGLVNKKNENLRVVCLQLINSIISSAEDLDFRLHLRNEIMRVGLADLLIPLEKDTSEDLANHLKILKEHKEEDYEEFVQRFDNVRLELDDVNDCFEVAKNMVMDTPAEPYFLSILQHLLFIRDDALVRPAYYKLIEECVSQIVLHRSGCDPDFSATKRFQIDVQPLIDTLVEKSRAEEEHRLLEMGQKLEEAIASKQEAEAKLQHAETKIKELEQGGAVPGGGTKTGGGPPPPPMPGMVGPPPPPMPGMTGPPPPPMPGMSGPPPPPMPGAGGGPPPPPMPGMGGPAPPPFPGMGPPPPPMMGGMVPKLPAGAVQVLPHGLKPKKKWEVDGPLKRANWKAILPQKLSEKSFWVKVQEEKLASPDILTGLAQRFASKPTGKKVDNVIDKSAPTKKVKDLKVLDGKSAQNISILLGGTLKHMSYEEVKVCLLRCEGPVISDNVLQGLIQYLPPPDQLTKLQQFRDQYEDLTEAEQFCVTISDIKRLLPRLKSLSFMLHYEELVQDVKPDIVAGTAACEEVKISKKFAKILELILLLGNYMNTGSKNGQAFGFEISFLTKLTSTKDVENKQTLLHYLVDTIERKFPDCANFSDELAHVDRASRVSLENVQRTLRQMDASLRNLEQDLSNARLPQNDNDRFGEVMTPFAKEARKSYEVMQNMFKNMDSLYTDISDFFTFDKQKYTIEEFFGDIKTFKDAFEQARKENSKMRESEEKQRRAREGREKAEAERAARAERKRALVDMNAHEAQEGVMDSLMEALQTGAAFSRPDQRRKRQTRAAGAERRAQLNRSRSRTGLLGRELSTELLSSA, from the exons ATGACGAGCCGAAAGGATAAAACAGCAAGCGGATTT cTGGACACGCTGTTCGGCCGCCCAAAAAAGACGGGTCGAGGGGGCGGGGTGGGGGGTGGTATGAGCCATAACACCATCCCCCGTCCCAACTCCGGCGATGATTTCAGTGAGATTGAACAGCAGGCATCCATCATAGAACGGATGGACGAAGAAACGATGAATGACAAATTTGAAGATATGTTG AACGACATGAATCTTAcggaggagaaaaaagcaccctTGAGACAACAGCCGGATATGAATAAGAGGAAAATGTTGGTGATGCACTGTAAAGGCAGCATACAGGAGAACAGATCAAAGTTCGACAAACCTGCGGACTACATACAGTACCTGGCCCAGCCCGAGTTGagcgtaaataaaatttacaattgtaTAGAATCACTGAGGATCGCTTTAACTAATAACCCACTTAGCTGGGTTCAGGAATTTGGAACCAAGGGACTTAGACAGGTCCTCGCAACCCTCAACGAGTGTTATAGAAA TGCTTTCATATGTTATGATAG TGATAATCGATACGAAAGAATACAGTACGAATGTATTCGCTGCTTGAAAGCGATAATGAACAACACCGTTGGAATAAAGGAGATGCTCGCGCATCACGAAGCTTTAACAATAGTTGCTAGATCCTTGGAACCAACAAAACCGGCGGTCATGTACGAGGCCGTCAAACTCCTTGGTGCAGTCTGCTTAATTTCCAGTGACAGTCACAAAAAAGTTTTGGACGCAATCACAATGAACGGGGAATTCAAGGGGAAAGAAAGGTTCCTTCCAATTGTTCAAGGATTGGTCAacaaaaagaatgaaaacttaagg GTCGTCTGTCTACAATTAATAAACTCAATAATCTCATCAGCGGAAGACTTAGACTTCCGGTTACACCTGCGAAACGAAATAATGCGAGTTGGGCTGGCAGACCTCCTGATTCCACTTGAGAAAGATACGTCCGAGGATCTGGCAAATCATTTGAAGATCCTCAAGGAACACAAAGAGGAGGACTACGAAGaatttgttcaaagatttGACAACGTTAGGCTAGAGTTAGACGATGTTAACGACTGCTTTGAAGTTGCCAAAAATATGGTTATGGATACGCCCGCTGAACCATACTTTCTATCCATCCTTCAACATCTACTTTTTATCAGGGACGATGCGTTAGTTAG GCCAGCGTACTACAAACTCATTGAAGAATGTGTATCACAAATAGTGTTGCACCGGTCTGGATGTGATCCGGACTTTAGTGCCACCAAACGTTTCCAAATAGACGTACAGCCGCTAATAGATACTCTGGTTGAAAAATCGCGGGCAGAAGAAGAGCATCGTTTGTTGGAAATGGGTCAGAAGCTTGAGGAGGCTATTGCTAGTAAACAGGAGGCGGAAGCAAAGCTTCAACACGCAGAAACTAAGATCAAGGAACTCGAACAGGGTGGAGCAGTACCCGGAGGTGGAACT AAAACCGGCGGTGGTCCACCTCCCCCTCCAATGCCAGGAATGGTCGGCCCGCCTCCACCTCCGATGCCCGGCATGACTGGGCCTCCGCCACCTCCGATGCCTGGAATGAGTGGACCGCCTCCACCGCCGATGCCAGGTGCGGGCGGTGGTCCACCACCTCCGCCTATGCCCGGTATGGGAGGACCGGCACCGCCGCCTTTCCCAGGTATGGGCCCTCCACCTCCCCCCATGATGGGAGGAATGGTACCAAAGCTACCAGCTGGAGCTGTTCAAGTCCTGCCGCACGGATTAAAGCCGAAGAAGAAATGGGAAGTGGACGGTCCTTTGAAGAGAGCGAATTGGAAAGCG atcttacctcaaaaattatcagaaaaatcgtTCTGGGTTAAAGTACAGGAAGAAAAGCTTGCCAGTCCAGATATTCTGACTGGCTTGGCGCAGAGATTTGCTTCTAAACCAACTGGCAAAAAAGTTGATAACGTCATCGATAA GTCAGCACCGACGAAGAAGGTCAAAGATCTCAAAGTTCTCGATGGCAAATCTGcccaaaatatttcaattcttcttgGTGGTACGTTAAAGCACATGTCGTACGAAGAAGTTAAAGTTTGTTTATTGAGATGCGAGGGTCCCGTTATTTCCGACAATGTATTGCAAGGATTAATTCAGTATCTACCTCCACCCGATCAGCTCACTAAACTACAACAATTTAGAGACCAGTATGAAGACTTGACAGAAGCCGAACAATTCTGCGTAACT ATATCAGATATCAAACGACTATTACCAAGACTGAAATCGCTCAGCTTCATGTTACACTATGAAGAATTAGTTCAAGACGTTAAACCCGATATAGTTGCGGGTACTGCGGCATGTGAAGAGGTGAAAATCAGCAAAAAGTTTGCTAAAATACTTGAACTGATTCTTTTACTTGGTAATTACATGAATACTGGTTCCAAAAACGGTCAAGCATTTGGATTCGAAATCAGCTTTCTTACTAAG TTAACAAGTACGAAGGATGTGGAGAACAAGCAAACTTTGCTACATTATCTCGTTGACACCATTGAAAGAAAGTTCCCAGATTGCGCAAACTTTTCAGACGAATTAGCTCATGTAGATAGAGCCAGTCGAGTTTCTTTGGAGAATGTTCAGCGCACTCTTCGGCAGATGGATGCTAGTCTGCGTAATCTGGAACAAGATTTGTCGAATGCTAGACTTCCGCAAAACGACAACGACCGATTTGGAGAAGTTATGACA CCATTTGCAAAAGAAGCACGAAAATCATATGAGGTGATGCAGAACATGTTTAAAAATATGGATAGTCTTTACACCGATATTTCAGACTTCTTCACCTTCGACAAGCAAAAATACACTATTGAGGAATTCTTTGGTGATATTAAAACCTTCAAAGATGCTTTCGAG CAAgcacgaaaagaaaattcaaaaatgcgTGAAAGCGAAGAGAAACAACGGAGGGCACGggaaggaagagaaaaggcAGAAGCAGAACGTGCGGCGCGTGCTGAAAGGAAACGTGCTTTAGTGGACATGAACGCTCACGAAGCGCAAGAAGGCGTCATGGACAGTCTGATGGAAGCTCTGCAAACTGGAGCTGCGTTCAGTCGACCTGATCAACGTCGCAAGCGGCAAACTCGTGCTGCTGGTG
- the LOC124180623 gene encoding protein diaphanous isoform X3 yields the protein MSGSIKRRMSWYQKAESGMRLDTLFGRPKKTGRGGGVGGGMSHNTIPRPNSGDDFSEIEQQASIIERMDEETMNDKFEDMLNDMNLTEEKKAPLRQQPDMNKRKMLVMHCKGSIQENRSKFDKPADYIQYLAQPELSVNKIYNCIESLRIALTNNPLSWVQEFGTKGLRQVLATLNECYRNAFICYDSDNRYERIQYECIRCLKAIMNNTVGIKEMLAHHEALTIVARSLEPTKPAVMYEAVKLLGAVCLISSDSHKKVLDAITMNGEFKGKERFLPIVQGLVNKKNENLRVVCLQLINSIISSAEDLDFRLHLRNEIMRVGLADLLIPLEKDTSEDLANHLKILKEHKEEDYEEFVQRFDNVRLELDDVNDCFEVAKNMVMDTPAEPYFLSILQHLLFIRDDALVRPAYYKLIEECVSQIVLHRSGCDPDFSATKRFQIDVQPLIDTLVEKSRAEEEHRLLEMGQKLEEAIASKQEAEAKLQHAETKIKELEQGGAVPGGGTKTGGGPPPPPMPGMVGPPPPPMPGMTGPPPPPMPGMSGPPPPPMPGAGGGPPPPPMPGMGGPAPPPFPGMGPPPPPMMGGMVPKLPAGAVQVLPHGLKPKKKWEVDGPLKRANWKAILPQKLSEKSFWVKVQEEKLASPDILTGLAQRFASKPTGKKVDNVIDKSAPTKKVKDLKVLDGKSAQNISILLGGTLKHMSYEEVKVCLLRCEGPVISDNVLQGLIQYLPPPDQLTKLQQFRDQYEDLTEAEQFCVTISDIKRLLPRLKSLSFMLHYEELVQDVKPDIVAGTAACEEVKISKKFAKILELILLLGNYMNTGSKNGQAFGFEISFLTKLTSTKDVENKQTLLHYLVDTIERKFPDCANFSDELAHVDRASRVSLENVQRTLRQMDASLRNLEQDLSNARLPQNDNDRFGEVMTPFAKEARKSYEVMQNMFKNMDSLYTDISDFFTFDKQKYTIEEFFGDIKTFKDAFEQARKENSKMRESEEKQRRAREGREKAEAERAARAERKRALVDMNAHEAQEGVMDSLMEALQTGAAFSRPDQRRKRQTRAAGAERRAQLNRSRSRTGLLGRELSTELLSSA from the exons ATGTCCGGAAGCATAAAAAGGAGGATGAGTTGGTACCAGAAAGCTGAATCTGGCATGAGG cTGGACACGCTGTTCGGCCGCCCAAAAAAGACGGGTCGAGGGGGCGGGGTGGGGGGTGGTATGAGCCATAACACCATCCCCCGTCCCAACTCCGGCGATGATTTCAGTGAGATTGAACAGCAGGCATCCATCATAGAACGGATGGACGAAGAAACGATGAATGACAAATTTGAAGATATGTTG AACGACATGAATCTTAcggaggagaaaaaagcaccctTGAGACAACAGCCGGATATGAATAAGAGGAAAATGTTGGTGATGCACTGTAAAGGCAGCATACAGGAGAACAGATCAAAGTTCGACAAACCTGCGGACTACATACAGTACCTGGCCCAGCCCGAGTTGagcgtaaataaaatttacaattgtaTAGAATCACTGAGGATCGCTTTAACTAATAACCCACTTAGCTGGGTTCAGGAATTTGGAACCAAGGGACTTAGACAGGTCCTCGCAACCCTCAACGAGTGTTATAGAAA TGCTTTCATATGTTATGATAG TGATAATCGATACGAAAGAATACAGTACGAATGTATTCGCTGCTTGAAAGCGATAATGAACAACACCGTTGGAATAAAGGAGATGCTCGCGCATCACGAAGCTTTAACAATAGTTGCTAGATCCTTGGAACCAACAAAACCGGCGGTCATGTACGAGGCCGTCAAACTCCTTGGTGCAGTCTGCTTAATTTCCAGTGACAGTCACAAAAAAGTTTTGGACGCAATCACAATGAACGGGGAATTCAAGGGGAAAGAAAGGTTCCTTCCAATTGTTCAAGGATTGGTCAacaaaaagaatgaaaacttaagg GTCGTCTGTCTACAATTAATAAACTCAATAATCTCATCAGCGGAAGACTTAGACTTCCGGTTACACCTGCGAAACGAAATAATGCGAGTTGGGCTGGCAGACCTCCTGATTCCACTTGAGAAAGATACGTCCGAGGATCTGGCAAATCATTTGAAGATCCTCAAGGAACACAAAGAGGAGGACTACGAAGaatttgttcaaagatttGACAACGTTAGGCTAGAGTTAGACGATGTTAACGACTGCTTTGAAGTTGCCAAAAATATGGTTATGGATACGCCCGCTGAACCATACTTTCTATCCATCCTTCAACATCTACTTTTTATCAGGGACGATGCGTTAGTTAG GCCAGCGTACTACAAACTCATTGAAGAATGTGTATCACAAATAGTGTTGCACCGGTCTGGATGTGATCCGGACTTTAGTGCCACCAAACGTTTCCAAATAGACGTACAGCCGCTAATAGATACTCTGGTTGAAAAATCGCGGGCAGAAGAAGAGCATCGTTTGTTGGAAATGGGTCAGAAGCTTGAGGAGGCTATTGCTAGTAAACAGGAGGCGGAAGCAAAGCTTCAACACGCAGAAACTAAGATCAAGGAACTCGAACAGGGTGGAGCAGTACCCGGAGGTGGAACT AAAACCGGCGGTGGTCCACCTCCCCCTCCAATGCCAGGAATGGTCGGCCCGCCTCCACCTCCGATGCCCGGCATGACTGGGCCTCCGCCACCTCCGATGCCTGGAATGAGTGGACCGCCTCCACCGCCGATGCCAGGTGCGGGCGGTGGTCCACCACCTCCGCCTATGCCCGGTATGGGAGGACCGGCACCGCCGCCTTTCCCAGGTATGGGCCCTCCACCTCCCCCCATGATGGGAGGAATGGTACCAAAGCTACCAGCTGGAGCTGTTCAAGTCCTGCCGCACGGATTAAAGCCGAAGAAGAAATGGGAAGTGGACGGTCCTTTGAAGAGAGCGAATTGGAAAGCG atcttacctcaaaaattatcagaaaaatcgtTCTGGGTTAAAGTACAGGAAGAAAAGCTTGCCAGTCCAGATATTCTGACTGGCTTGGCGCAGAGATTTGCTTCTAAACCAACTGGCAAAAAAGTTGATAACGTCATCGATAA GTCAGCACCGACGAAGAAGGTCAAAGATCTCAAAGTTCTCGATGGCAAATCTGcccaaaatatttcaattcttcttgGTGGTACGTTAAAGCACATGTCGTACGAAGAAGTTAAAGTTTGTTTATTGAGATGCGAGGGTCCCGTTATTTCCGACAATGTATTGCAAGGATTAATTCAGTATCTACCTCCACCCGATCAGCTCACTAAACTACAACAATTTAGAGACCAGTATGAAGACTTGACAGAAGCCGAACAATTCTGCGTAACT ATATCAGATATCAAACGACTATTACCAAGACTGAAATCGCTCAGCTTCATGTTACACTATGAAGAATTAGTTCAAGACGTTAAACCCGATATAGTTGCGGGTACTGCGGCATGTGAAGAGGTGAAAATCAGCAAAAAGTTTGCTAAAATACTTGAACTGATTCTTTTACTTGGTAATTACATGAATACTGGTTCCAAAAACGGTCAAGCATTTGGATTCGAAATCAGCTTTCTTACTAAG TTAACAAGTACGAAGGATGTGGAGAACAAGCAAACTTTGCTACATTATCTCGTTGACACCATTGAAAGAAAGTTCCCAGATTGCGCAAACTTTTCAGACGAATTAGCTCATGTAGATAGAGCCAGTCGAGTTTCTTTGGAGAATGTTCAGCGCACTCTTCGGCAGATGGATGCTAGTCTGCGTAATCTGGAACAAGATTTGTCGAATGCTAGACTTCCGCAAAACGACAACGACCGATTTGGAGAAGTTATGACA CCATTTGCAAAAGAAGCACGAAAATCATATGAGGTGATGCAGAACATGTTTAAAAATATGGATAGTCTTTACACCGATATTTCAGACTTCTTCACCTTCGACAAGCAAAAATACACTATTGAGGAATTCTTTGGTGATATTAAAACCTTCAAAGATGCTTTCGAG CAAgcacgaaaagaaaattcaaaaatgcgTGAAAGCGAAGAGAAACAACGGAGGGCACGggaaggaagagaaaaggcAGAAGCAGAACGTGCGGCGCGTGCTGAAAGGAAACGTGCTTTAGTGGACATGAACGCTCACGAAGCGCAAGAAGGCGTCATGGACAGTCTGATGGAAGCTCTGCAAACTGGAGCTGCGTTCAGTCGACCTGATCAACGTCGCAAGCGGCAAACTCGTGCTGCTGGTG
- the LOC124180623 gene encoding protein diaphanous isoform X1: MQNVGSFLCFPNGSMEPDQSKTKMPQWNYLDTLFGRPKKTGRGGGVGGGMSHNTIPRPNSGDDFSEIEQQASIIERMDEETMNDKFEDMLNDMNLTEEKKAPLRQQPDMNKRKMLVMHCKGSIQENRSKFDKPADYIQYLAQPELSVNKIYNCIESLRIALTNNPLSWVQEFGTKGLRQVLATLNECYRNAFICYDSDNRYERIQYECIRCLKAIMNNTVGIKEMLAHHEALTIVARSLEPTKPAVMYEAVKLLGAVCLISSDSHKKVLDAITMNGEFKGKERFLPIVQGLVNKKNENLRVVCLQLINSIISSAEDLDFRLHLRNEIMRVGLADLLIPLEKDTSEDLANHLKILKEHKEEDYEEFVQRFDNVRLELDDVNDCFEVAKNMVMDTPAEPYFLSILQHLLFIRDDALVRPAYYKLIEECVSQIVLHRSGCDPDFSATKRFQIDVQPLIDTLVEKSRAEEEHRLLEMGQKLEEAIASKQEAEAKLQHAETKIKELEQGGAVPGGGTKTGGGPPPPPMPGMVGPPPPPMPGMTGPPPPPMPGMSGPPPPPMPGAGGGPPPPPMPGMGGPAPPPFPGMGPPPPPMMGGMVPKLPAGAVQVLPHGLKPKKKWEVDGPLKRANWKAILPQKLSEKSFWVKVQEEKLASPDILTGLAQRFASKPTGKKVDNVIDKSAPTKKVKDLKVLDGKSAQNISILLGGTLKHMSYEEVKVCLLRCEGPVISDNVLQGLIQYLPPPDQLTKLQQFRDQYEDLTEAEQFCVTISDIKRLLPRLKSLSFMLHYEELVQDVKPDIVAGTAACEEVKISKKFAKILELILLLGNYMNTGSKNGQAFGFEISFLTKLTSTKDVENKQTLLHYLVDTIERKFPDCANFSDELAHVDRASRVSLENVQRTLRQMDASLRNLEQDLSNARLPQNDNDRFGEVMTPFAKEARKSYEVMQNMFKNMDSLYTDISDFFTFDKQKYTIEEFFGDIKTFKDAFEQARKENSKMRESEEKQRRAREGREKAEAERAARAERKRALVDMNAHEAQEGVMDSLMEALQTGAAFSRPDQRRKRQTRAAGAERRAQLNRSRSRTGLLGRELSTELLSSA; the protein is encoded by the exons ATGCAGAACGTTGGTTCGTTTTTGTGTTTCCCGAACGGATCTATGGAACCCGATCAGTCGAAAACTAAAATGCCACAGTGGAATTAT cTGGACACGCTGTTCGGCCGCCCAAAAAAGACGGGTCGAGGGGGCGGGGTGGGGGGTGGTATGAGCCATAACACCATCCCCCGTCCCAACTCCGGCGATGATTTCAGTGAGATTGAACAGCAGGCATCCATCATAGAACGGATGGACGAAGAAACGATGAATGACAAATTTGAAGATATGTTG AACGACATGAATCTTAcggaggagaaaaaagcaccctTGAGACAACAGCCGGATATGAATAAGAGGAAAATGTTGGTGATGCACTGTAAAGGCAGCATACAGGAGAACAGATCAAAGTTCGACAAACCTGCGGACTACATACAGTACCTGGCCCAGCCCGAGTTGagcgtaaataaaatttacaattgtaTAGAATCACTGAGGATCGCTTTAACTAATAACCCACTTAGCTGGGTTCAGGAATTTGGAACCAAGGGACTTAGACAGGTCCTCGCAACCCTCAACGAGTGTTATAGAAA TGCTTTCATATGTTATGATAG TGATAATCGATACGAAAGAATACAGTACGAATGTATTCGCTGCTTGAAAGCGATAATGAACAACACCGTTGGAATAAAGGAGATGCTCGCGCATCACGAAGCTTTAACAATAGTTGCTAGATCCTTGGAACCAACAAAACCGGCGGTCATGTACGAGGCCGTCAAACTCCTTGGTGCAGTCTGCTTAATTTCCAGTGACAGTCACAAAAAAGTTTTGGACGCAATCACAATGAACGGGGAATTCAAGGGGAAAGAAAGGTTCCTTCCAATTGTTCAAGGATTGGTCAacaaaaagaatgaaaacttaagg GTCGTCTGTCTACAATTAATAAACTCAATAATCTCATCAGCGGAAGACTTAGACTTCCGGTTACACCTGCGAAACGAAATAATGCGAGTTGGGCTGGCAGACCTCCTGATTCCACTTGAGAAAGATACGTCCGAGGATCTGGCAAATCATTTGAAGATCCTCAAGGAACACAAAGAGGAGGACTACGAAGaatttgttcaaagatttGACAACGTTAGGCTAGAGTTAGACGATGTTAACGACTGCTTTGAAGTTGCCAAAAATATGGTTATGGATACGCCCGCTGAACCATACTTTCTATCCATCCTTCAACATCTACTTTTTATCAGGGACGATGCGTTAGTTAG GCCAGCGTACTACAAACTCATTGAAGAATGTGTATCACAAATAGTGTTGCACCGGTCTGGATGTGATCCGGACTTTAGTGCCACCAAACGTTTCCAAATAGACGTACAGCCGCTAATAGATACTCTGGTTGAAAAATCGCGGGCAGAAGAAGAGCATCGTTTGTTGGAAATGGGTCAGAAGCTTGAGGAGGCTATTGCTAGTAAACAGGAGGCGGAAGCAAAGCTTCAACACGCAGAAACTAAGATCAAGGAACTCGAACAGGGTGGAGCAGTACCCGGAGGTGGAACT AAAACCGGCGGTGGTCCACCTCCCCCTCCAATGCCAGGAATGGTCGGCCCGCCTCCACCTCCGATGCCCGGCATGACTGGGCCTCCGCCACCTCCGATGCCTGGAATGAGTGGACCGCCTCCACCGCCGATGCCAGGTGCGGGCGGTGGTCCACCACCTCCGCCTATGCCCGGTATGGGAGGACCGGCACCGCCGCCTTTCCCAGGTATGGGCCCTCCACCTCCCCCCATGATGGGAGGAATGGTACCAAAGCTACCAGCTGGAGCTGTTCAAGTCCTGCCGCACGGATTAAAGCCGAAGAAGAAATGGGAAGTGGACGGTCCTTTGAAGAGAGCGAATTGGAAAGCG atcttacctcaaaaattatcagaaaaatcgtTCTGGGTTAAAGTACAGGAAGAAAAGCTTGCCAGTCCAGATATTCTGACTGGCTTGGCGCAGAGATTTGCTTCTAAACCAACTGGCAAAAAAGTTGATAACGTCATCGATAA GTCAGCACCGACGAAGAAGGTCAAAGATCTCAAAGTTCTCGATGGCAAATCTGcccaaaatatttcaattcttcttgGTGGTACGTTAAAGCACATGTCGTACGAAGAAGTTAAAGTTTGTTTATTGAGATGCGAGGGTCCCGTTATTTCCGACAATGTATTGCAAGGATTAATTCAGTATCTACCTCCACCCGATCAGCTCACTAAACTACAACAATTTAGAGACCAGTATGAAGACTTGACAGAAGCCGAACAATTCTGCGTAACT ATATCAGATATCAAACGACTATTACCAAGACTGAAATCGCTCAGCTTCATGTTACACTATGAAGAATTAGTTCAAGACGTTAAACCCGATATAGTTGCGGGTACTGCGGCATGTGAAGAGGTGAAAATCAGCAAAAAGTTTGCTAAAATACTTGAACTGATTCTTTTACTTGGTAATTACATGAATACTGGTTCCAAAAACGGTCAAGCATTTGGATTCGAAATCAGCTTTCTTACTAAG TTAACAAGTACGAAGGATGTGGAGAACAAGCAAACTTTGCTACATTATCTCGTTGACACCATTGAAAGAAAGTTCCCAGATTGCGCAAACTTTTCAGACGAATTAGCTCATGTAGATAGAGCCAGTCGAGTTTCTTTGGAGAATGTTCAGCGCACTCTTCGGCAGATGGATGCTAGTCTGCGTAATCTGGAACAAGATTTGTCGAATGCTAGACTTCCGCAAAACGACAACGACCGATTTGGAGAAGTTATGACA CCATTTGCAAAAGAAGCACGAAAATCATATGAGGTGATGCAGAACATGTTTAAAAATATGGATAGTCTTTACACCGATATTTCAGACTTCTTCACCTTCGACAAGCAAAAATACACTATTGAGGAATTCTTTGGTGATATTAAAACCTTCAAAGATGCTTTCGAG CAAgcacgaaaagaaaattcaaaaatgcgTGAAAGCGAAGAGAAACAACGGAGGGCACGggaaggaagagaaaaggcAGAAGCAGAACGTGCGGCGCGTGCTGAAAGGAAACGTGCTTTAGTGGACATGAACGCTCACGAAGCGCAAGAAGGCGTCATGGACAGTCTGATGGAAGCTCTGCAAACTGGAGCTGCGTTCAGTCGACCTGATCAACGTCGCAAGCGGCAAACTCGTGCTGCTGGTG